The following nucleotide sequence is from Gammaproteobacteria bacterium.
CCCGCTTTCCTCCCTGCCCGGCTAAAGCCGGGGGCTTCTCGCGGGCATTTGGTGACCTTCTGTTGCTGACCGATTTATTCCGCTTCGCTACGCAATGGCTTAAGCGTCGGTGTCGCTTGCCATCCTTGGCTCGCTTCAGCGTTATCTGGAATGGAAAATTGACTGATGGCCGATAGTATCGTCTACGAACTCCCCCTCAACGAACGGGTACGCACTATTTTGCGTTTGGACTTCCTCGCCCGTCAGTTTGAGCATTTTTCCAAAGGAAATTCGGTTTGGGATAGCCGTGCTGCGGTCGAGTCGCTGCTCGATGCGACGGTTTTAGTGGAGCGTGCTGATTTGCGCAGCGAATTAATTAAGGAATTGGAACGTCAACTGGCGATTCTCGCACCGCTAGAACAGTCTCCGGGCGTCGATGTCGCCCGCCTACGCGAAATTCTCGATGAGTTCGATCTCGCACTGGATCGTCTCAAGGCCAGGAATGGCCCTGTTGCTCCCTGCTTGCGTACTGACCAATTATTAGTCGATGTCCAAAATCGTATTGGACTTCCAGGAGGAACCTGCGATTTCGATTTACCCTACTATCATGCCTGGCTTGAGCGAACACCGGATGCGCGCAAACAAGATCTGCTTCGCTGGGCTGAAGAATTGAAACCAGTATGGGACACCACTGAATTACTCCTGCACATCATTCGCGGTACCGGAATCGCCGAATCCAGGACGGGAGAGAAAGGTGTATTTCAAATCAATTTTTCCCCCGAACAATCCTGTCAGTTGGTGCGGGTTATTCTTCCCCTGGAGGTTAGCTATTACCCCGAGATGAGTGGTGACCGCCATCGAGTAACAATTCGCTTCATAGCTGCTCAACCAGAAGGGCGACCAATTCAGGTAAATGAAGATATCCCTTTTCGATTGATACGCTGCATTTTGTGATCAGCAATTAGGGAGTTACGTTTTAACGACGGTCGCAAAAATTGTCTCCTTTCCTCAAAAATGGCTTAAAGCCTAAAGGTATCTCGGAGACGCTGATGAAAAAGACCAAAAAATTCAAGACGACTTGAATTTTCCGAACCATTATCGATGTTTATGGGGTAGCTCAATGGATTCCTTGCCAATTTTTTTGAATATAAAGGGTAGGCCGTGTTTGTTGGTGGGGGGCGGTGCGGTCGCGGCGCGCAAAGTAGCACTACTCCTCGAATGTGGCGCGGAGATCAGGGTGGTAGCACCAACGTTGGGACAAGAGCTGCAAGTGTTATGGGAAAACAAAAAACTGACTTGGCGCGCGGGTTTTTTCACGGCGTCCGACCTGAACGAAGTGATGTTAGTCATCGCCGCTACGGATAATCCGGCAATCAACCATGAAGTATCGCTCCTGGCGAGGCAGCGCAATCTTCTGGTGAATGTCGTTGATGACCCAGCTATGTGTAGTTTTACCGTGCCATCCATCATTGACCGCTCTCCGTTGGTGGCGGCGGTATCCACGGGTGGAGTTTCGCCAGTTCTAGCACGATTGTTGCGAGCGCGCCTTGAAACCCTCATCCCGGCTACCTATGGACAACTGGCGACTCTGGCGGCGCGTTTCCGTGAACGCGTCAAGGAACACTTTCCTCATCCACCAGATCGTCGCCGTTTTTGGGAGAAAGTTCTGAGCGGACCCATCGCCGAGATGGTTTTCGCAGGTCAGGAACGAGCAGCATGGGCTGCCTTGGAGCAAGCACTGACAGATACCGACGGAATTTCTCCCAGTAATGGGGAAGTGTACTTGATAGGAGGCGGTCCGGGAGATCCGGATCTGCTCACTTTCCGCGCTTTGCGGCTGATGCAACAGGCTGACGTGGTAGTCCACGACCGGCTGGTTTCGGCGGGTGTGCTTAACCTGGTACGACGCGACGCCGAACGTATTTATGTGGGTAAGGAACGTGACCATCACACCGTCCCCCAGGAAGGCATCAATGAACTTTTGGTGCGTTTAGCTAGGGAAGGGAAGCGGGTTGTACGCCTCAAGGGCGGCGATCCTTTCATCTTTGGCCGCGGTGGCGAGGAAATCGAGACTCTCGCAGCGGAAGGAATCCCCTTTCAAGTGGTGCCAGGAATCACGGCTGCTTCGGGCTGCGCCGCTTACGCGGGGATTCCGCTCACCCATCGTGACTACTCACAGGCGTGTCTTTTCGTGACCGGCCATACCAAAGATGGGCGGATGGATCTGAATTGGGAATCCTTGGTCCAGCCTCAGCAAACGGTTGTGTTTTATATGGGTCTGA
It contains:
- the zapD gene encoding Cell division protein ZapD; this encodes MADSIVYELPLNERVRTILRLDFLARQFEHFSKGNSVWDSRAAVESLLDATVLVERADLRSELIKELERQLAILAPLEQSPGVDVARLREILDEFDLALDRLKARNGPVAPCLRTDQLLVDVQNRIGLPGGTCDFDLPYYHAWLERTPDARKQDLLRWAEELKPVWDTTELLLHIIRGTGIAESRTGEKGVFQINFSPEQSCQLVRVILPLEVSYYPEMSGDRHRVTIRFIAAQPEGRPIQVNEDIPFRLIRCIL
- the cysG gene encoding siroheme synthase, with translation MDSLPIFLNIKGRPCLLVGGGAVAARKVALLLECGAEIRVVAPTLGQELQVLWENKKLTWRAGFFTASDLNEVMLVIAATDNPAINHEVSLLARQRNLLVNVVDDPAMCSFTVPSIIDRSPLVAAVSTGGVSPVLARLLRARLETLIPATYGQLATLAARFRERVKEHFPHPPDRRRFWEKVLSGPIAEMVFAGQERAAWAALEQALTDTDGISPSNGEVYLIGGGPGDPDLLTFRALRLMQQADVVVHDRLVSAGVLNLVRRDAERIYVGKERDHHTVPQEGINELLVRLAREGKRVVRLKGGDPFIFGRGGEEIETLAAEGIPFQVVPGITAASGCAAYAGIPLTHRDYSQACLFVTGHTKDGRMDLNWESLVQPQQTVVFYMGLTGLPVICGELIAHGLPPDTPAALIEQGTTPHQRVHIGTVETLHGLMEGQSVQPPTLIIVGHVVKLHAQLAWFEPSSQELHG